A region of Clostridium acetobutylicum ATCC 824 DNA encodes the following proteins:
- the thiF gene encoding sulfur carrier protein ThiS adenylyltransferase ThiF: MKVYVNERSLDVKNGTTLMQLKRQIKKDSDVVVYNGFIMKKDLSLKEEDNVVFIKKGEIPKKEDMEAQLVSRHTPKVHEKVKNTSVGIAGLGGLGSNAAVSLARIGVGRLVLVDFDVVEPSNLNRQHYFIRHIGMKKTEALKEIISQCNPFVKVDVVDTFINGNNAQEIFKDVDIIVEAFDNPVCKAELINSVLTKMNGKKVIGASGMAGYFSSNSIVTKKINKNFYIVGDGENEAAPGCGLMAPRVNIAANHEANQVLRIIMENE, from the coding sequence ATGAAGGTATATGTAAATGAAAGATCATTAGATGTGAAAAATGGAACTACACTTATGCAGCTAAAACGGCAGATAAAAAAAGATTCAGATGTTGTTGTTTATAACGGTTTTATTATGAAAAAAGATTTAAGTTTAAAAGAAGAAGATAACGTTGTTTTTATTAAAAAGGGTGAAATTCCTAAAAAAGAAGATATGGAAGCACAGCTAGTTTCGAGGCATACTCCAAAGGTTCATGAAAAAGTGAAAAATACATCTGTTGGGATAGCTGGTCTTGGAGGACTTGGTTCAAATGCAGCGGTAAGCCTTGCAAGAATAGGAGTTGGAAGACTTGTACTTGTGGACTTTGATGTAGTTGAACCAAGCAATTTAAATCGTCAGCATTATTTTATAAGACATATAGGTATGAAAAAAACTGAAGCACTTAAAGAAATAATAAGTCAATGTAATCCATTTGTGAAGGTAGACGTAGTAGACACATTTATAAATGGGAACAATGCACAAGAAATTTTTAAAGATGTGGATATAATTGTTGAGGCTTTTGATAATCCTGTATGTAAGGCAGAACTTATAAATAGCGTTCTTACAAAAATGAATGGTAAAAAGGTAATCGGAGCATCCGGAATGGCAGGGTATTTTTCGAGTAACAGCATTGTAACAAAGAAGATAAATAAAAATTTTTATATTGTGGGCGATGGAGAAAATGAAGCAGCACCTGGCTGTGGTCTTATGGCTCCAAGAGTTAATATAGCGGCTAACCATGAGGCAAACCAAGTACTTAGAATAATCATGGAAAATGAATAA
- the thiS gene encoding sulfur carrier protein ThiS, translating into MLVNGKDMNFDDEITVYELLDKMNIESSQVVVEVDLEIINKDEYKQKKLSSESKVEVVRFVGGG; encoded by the coding sequence GTGTTAGTAAATGGAAAAGATATGAATTTTGATGATGAGATAACTGTTTATGAACTTTTAGATAAAATGAATATAGAAAGTAGTCAGGTAGTTGTTGAAGTGGACTTAGAAATCATAAATAAAGATGAGTATAAACAAAAAAAACTTTCAAGTGAGTCTAAGGTTGAAGTAGTTAGATTTGTTGGTGGTGGTTAA
- a CDS encoding HD domain-containing protein, which yields MEKHDRINLILNHKNFKTYLLKNMEYENGRKFCLHNLEHFLDVARIAYIMVLEKNLAIKKDIIYASALLHDIGRWQQYESGISHSKASSILAANILKDCEFNDSESTLIIEAIKSHGEANTLSDLSAILYKSDKLSRNCFNCSAYKECNWSYNKKNSSIIY from the coding sequence ATGGAAAAACATGATAGAATAAATCTAATTTTAAATCACAAAAATTTCAAAACATACTTGCTAAAAAATATGGAGTATGAAAATGGCAGAAAGTTTTGTCTTCACAATTTAGAACACTTTCTTGATGTTGCAAGAATTGCATATATAATGGTTCTAGAAAAAAATCTTGCTATAAAAAAAGACATAATCTATGCTTCTGCTCTTCTCCATGATATAGGACGATGGCAGCAATATGAAAGTGGAATTTCTCATTCTAAAGCAAGTTCAATTTTAGCAGCTAATATCCTAAAAGACTGTGAATTCAACGATTCTGAAAGCACCCTTATAATTGAAGCAATAAAAAGTCATGGAGAAGCAAACACTCTCTCGGATTTAAGCGCCATATTATATAAAAGCGATAAGCTTTCTAGGAATTGCTTTAATTGCTCTGCTTATAAAGAATGTAATTGGAGTTACAATAAAAAAAATTCAAGCATAATATATTAA
- the folP gene encoding dihydropteroate synthase: protein MKIANKDFILGERTYIMGILNVTPDSFSDGGKFNNLDNALKHAAKLIEDGADIIDIGGESTRPNHSSVDKNEELERVIPIIEAVSHEFDIPISIDTYKGEVAEAALESGAHLINDVWGFKKDTYMAKVAAKYDVPCCLMHNRENNDYSNFLQDVIDDLKESIDIAINAGVKPENIMIDPGIGFAKDFNQNLLLMNNLEKLNVLNFPILLGTSRKSMIGNILNLPPNKRVEGTVATSVIGVVKGCDFIRVHDVLENKRACMVADAIIRR from the coding sequence ATGAAAATAGCGAATAAAGATTTTATACTTGGAGAAAGAACTTACATAATGGGAATTTTAAATGTTACACCTGATTCTTTTTCTGATGGAGGAAAATTTAATAATTTAGACAATGCTTTAAAACATGCAGCTAAGCTCATAGAAGATGGCGCTGATATAATTGATATCGGTGGTGAATCCACAAGACCAAACCACTCTTCTGTTGACAAAAATGAGGAACTAGAACGGGTTATTCCAATAATAGAAGCCGTATCGCACGAATTTGATATTCCAATTTCTATAGATACCTATAAGGGCGAAGTTGCAGAGGCCGCATTAGAATCTGGTGCGCACCTTATAAATGATGTATGGGGTTTCAAAAAAGATACATATATGGCTAAGGTAGCTGCGAAATATGATGTTCCTTGTTGTCTAATGCATAATAGAGAAAATAACGATTATAGTAACTTTCTTCAAGATGTTATAGATGATTTAAAAGAAAGTATAGATATAGCAATAAATGCTGGTGTTAAACCAGAAAATATAATGATAGATCCTGGAATAGGTTTTGCAAAAGACTTCAATCAAAATTTGCTTTTAATGAATAATTTAGAAAAATTAAATGTTTTAAATTTCCCTATTCTTTTGGGCACTTCTAGAAAATCAATGATAGGCAATATTTTAAATTTGCCTCCCAACAAAAGAGTTGAGGGTACAGTTGCTACTTCAGTCATAGGTGTAGTCAAAGGCTGTGATTTTATTAGAGTTCATGACGTTCTTGAAAATAAACGAGCTTGTATGGTAGCTGATGCAATAATAAGGAGATGA
- the folK gene encoding 2-amino-4-hydroxy-6-hydroxymethyldihydropteridine diphosphokinase, which translates to MDKITIEDLEIFANHGVLGEEKVLGQKFLLSLYLTLDLRKPGLSKTLSDTVNYAELSDRVEEEFQRENFDLIETAAEKVAEFILLNYDLIQSVKVILKKPWAPVKKHLKYVSVEIERSWHTVYIGLGSNIADKSQNLKDALKIIDDNYLCKITKTSNFYTTRPVGYLNQDNFLNCAAEVKTLMTPNELMDFFLETEKSLKRERKIHWGPRTIDIDILLYDDLVTYDPHCTIPHPRMAERLFVITPLCDINPYLVHPISNKRLINIKNVLSKTQSL; encoded by the coding sequence TTGGACAAAATAACTATAGAAGATCTTGAAATATTTGCGAACCACGGTGTTCTAGGAGAAGAAAAAGTATTAGGACAAAAATTCTTATTATCTCTATACCTTACTTTAGATTTAAGAAAACCTGGATTGTCAAAAACTTTGAGCGATACAGTAAATTACGCTGAACTCTCTGATAGAGTAGAAGAAGAATTTCAGAGGGAAAATTTCGATTTAATTGAAACTGCTGCTGAAAAAGTAGCCGAGTTTATTTTACTAAATTACGATTTAATTCAATCTGTAAAAGTAATTTTAAAAAAACCTTGGGCTCCTGTAAAAAAACATTTAAAGTATGTTTCTGTAGAAATAGAACGAAGTTGGCATACAGTTTATATAGGCCTTGGATCAAATATTGCAGATAAATCACAAAATTTAAAAGATGCTCTTAAAATTATCGATGACAACTATTTATGCAAAATCACAAAAACTTCTAACTTCTATACTACAAGACCTGTTGGATATCTAAACCAAGATAATTTTTTAAACTGCGCTGCTGAAGTAAAAACTTTAATGACACCAAATGAGCTTATGGACTTTTTCCTTGAAACAGAGAAGTCGCTTAAACGCGAACGAAAAATACATTGGGGTCCTCGAACCATAGATATTGATATTTTACTTTACGATGATTTAGTTACCTATGATCCTCACTGCACAATCCCCCATCCTAGAATGGCAGAAAGACTTTTTGTCATAACTCCATTATGTGATATAAACCCATACTTGGTTCATCCTATATCCAATAAGAGATTAATTAATATAAAGAATGTCTTATCAAAAACACAATCTCTATAA
- the thiT gene encoding energy-coupled thiamine transporter ThiT, whose protein sequence is MDNFSFSKSIKTISQSPSAIATLVGVLILIAVLLKVKKIKFTTKLVAQVGVVLALSTVLSLFKIYKLPQGGSVTLGSMVPILLIAFFYGPEVGFLTGFLFGIIDLMLEPYLLHPIQVLFDYPLPYMALGFAGYFKNKKLLGTVTAVFIRFLFHVISGVVFFASSAPKGQSPLIYSIVYNGSFLSIDCIICLVIIAIIPLKRLYTISTSNN, encoded by the coding sequence ATGGACAATTTTTCATTCTCTAAAAGTATTAAGACGATATCACAAAGTCCATCCGCTATAGCTACTCTTGTAGGTGTTTTAATATTAATAGCTGTTTTACTAAAGGTAAAAAAAATAAAATTCACTACAAAATTAGTAGCTCAAGTTGGAGTTGTTTTGGCACTTTCAACTGTTCTAAGTTTATTTAAAATATACAAATTACCACAAGGAGGAAGTGTTACTTTAGGAAGCATGGTTCCTATACTACTAATTGCCTTCTTTTATGGTCCTGAAGTAGGATTTTTAACCGGCTTTCTATTTGGAATAATAGATCTTATGCTAGAACCATATCTACTTCATCCGATTCAGGTACTTTTCGATTATCCTCTACCATATATGGCTTTAGGCTTTGCTGGCTATTTTAAAAATAAAAAACTTTTAGGAACTGTTACTGCTGTTTTTATAAGATTTTTATTCCATGTTATATCAGGTGTTGTTTTCTTTGCTAGCAGTGCTCCTAAAGGACAATCTCCTCTTATATATTCTATAGTATATAATGGTTCCTTTTTATCCATTGATTGCATAATTTGTCTTGTGATAATAGCAATAATTCCATTGAAACGTCTATACACCATATCTACCTCAAATAATTAA
- a CDS encoding DUF6609 family protein — MEMILNKLGYKENEEIKFLNKGPCGVWLIWIGIIIILGTMFGGENCVNPGIFSIGYALGMIIIFRTEFIKKYLSYGKNSSFQSKMANISIIVMFVTAGIIGGRYFGEQNFRMIWLAAFLATAIHFVPFSVVHGKLLLVLAFLVGVNAIYGMMHIEISFYYIGIIDGILKIAFGILMVKFRQP; from the coding sequence ATGGAAATGATACTTAATAAATTAGGATATAAGGAAAATGAAGAGATAAAATTTTTAAATAAGGGACCCTGCGGAGTATGGCTTATTTGGATAGGTATTATAATAATATTAGGAACTATGTTTGGAGGAGAAAATTGTGTGAATCCTGGTATATTTTCTATAGGATATGCTTTAGGAATGATTATTATATTTAGAACAGAATTTATAAAAAAATATTTATCTTACGGAAAAAATTCAAGCTTTCAAAGTAAAATGGCAAACATATCTATAATAGTAATGTTTGTGACTGCAGGAATTATTGGAGGAAGATACTTTGGAGAACAAAATTTTAGAATGATATGGCTTGCAGCTTTTTTAGCAACTGCTATTCACTTTGTACCTTTTTCAGTAGTTCATGGAAAACTTCTTTTAGTATTAGCATTTTTAGTAGGTGTCAATGCTATATATGGAATGATGCATATAGAAATAAGTTTTTATTACATAGGAATTATAGATGGAATATTAAAAATTGCATTTGGAATATTGATGGTTAAGTTTAGACAGCCATAG
- a CDS encoding ABC transporter permease, producing MIYMAFLHLKRILVQNKRGFIITILFPTIVVSLVAFFSNGVSSNTTINIAVVNNDTGKEGKKLLKILDKSNFSIHEVSYKEGEVEIKRNAASICVVIPKNFTQNIKSGEKPSINIVKALNSNVDTAVLNQFNSYIGKQMVLSKAFSETRAFGIKVNQNKFNREIKDNMKNTYVEVTSRYLNNESTRPLSGILSTNLIINFLMYSMIYIVTDIYELKRKKILKRSMSTPNKNSSILMSILLAMFGLLFIQSSILVFVTKNFLHVYFGKSIMAVMLIFAVLNLVVLSAGLVVVRWAKRETHISSVVSLTVTLTSAVGGSFIPLDSIPNLPSVMKKIAYFTPQKWAVEALNKISLENVGVHSILPHIAVLILFALVFFVIGAAQFRRTINE from the coding sequence ATGATATATATGGCATTTTTACATCTAAAGAGAATTTTAGTTCAGAATAAAAGAGGATTTATTATAACAATTTTATTTCCAACTATAGTTGTTAGCTTGGTAGCTTTTTTTTCTAACGGAGTGAGTTCAAATACAACAATAAATATTGCAGTTGTAAATAATGATACAGGAAAAGAAGGAAAGAAATTATTAAAAATATTAGACAAAAGTAATTTTTCTATACATGAAGTTTCTTATAAAGAGGGTGAAGTGGAAATAAAGAGAAATGCAGCATCAATTTGCGTAGTTATACCTAAGAATTTCACACAGAATATTAAAAGTGGGGAAAAGCCATCAATTAATATTGTAAAGGCTTTAAACAGTAACGTTGATACTGCTGTTCTTAATCAATTTAATTCATATATCGGGAAACAAATGGTTTTAAGTAAAGCTTTCAGTGAAACAAGAGCGTTTGGAATTAAGGTAAACCAAAATAAATTTAATAGAGAAATTAAAGATAACATGAAAAACACGTATGTAGAGGTAACTTCAAGGTATCTAAACAATGAAAGTACAAGACCGCTTTCTGGGATATTATCCACAAATCTAATCATAAATTTTCTGATGTATTCAATGATTTATATAGTTACAGATATATATGAACTTAAAAGGAAAAAAATACTTAAAAGGAGTATGTCTACACCTAATAAAAATTCGTCAATATTGATGTCAATATTACTTGCCATGTTTGGACTTTTATTTATACAATCTTCCATACTTGTATTTGTAACAAAAAATTTTCTTCACGTATATTTTGGAAAATCCATTATGGCTGTAATGCTAATTTTCGCGGTACTTAACTTGGTTGTATTAAGTGCAGGACTTGTTGTTGTAAGGTGGGCAAAAAGAGAAACTCATATATCATCTGTAGTGTCACTTACAGTAACTTTGACTTCTGCAGTGGGAGGAAGTTTTATACCGTTAGATAGTATACCTAATCTTCCAAGTGTAATGAAGAAGATAGCATACTTTACTCCTCAAAAATGGGCAGTAGAAGCACTGAATAAAATTTCTCTTGAAAACGTTGGAGTGCACAGTATTTTACCTCACATTGCAGTTTTAATTCTTTTTGCATTAGTTTTCTTTGTAATAGGAGCGGCGCAATTTAGAAGAACAATAAATGAATAG
- a CDS encoding ABC transporter permease, producing MVFKALFIKDLKKFLSGIKLYIFTLLIFPIALSILYGAIYKNQVNPEVKLPKIKVVILNKDKGIYAKKLEMVFKNSRVKSFIDVKYIDNFKSIQAKIEDGSVSAAIIIPENFSDRIDENKKTNIEMIKSPIAGEKTEVVYEIINSYLDVLNNNSAVAKTLKENTNDKKRLEEVMPRLLVRVAKLSTDNYSTTTNFELEKKITARQYYASAMLAFTGFFITLVTASIMTQEIKTGTMSRMMSTTVNYFQLFIEKIVFCFVITIVFICVYVGIRFMLGNNFGGKGFEVFITILFQAFAMTGLASLLMSIFKKTKTMNTICMPFIMLYSAFGGAFYYVDEAAVKFKYMKLTLNYWITDAYNKIALGYSIKSVFVNLSIMFLVGLLGMVIGTVVAIRKSKCYGGI from the coding sequence ATGGTATTTAAAGCACTATTTATTAAGGATTTAAAGAAGTTTTTATCAGGCATAAAACTATACATATTTACACTTTTAATTTTTCCTATAGCTTTATCTATTTTATATGGAGCTATATATAAGAATCAGGTAAATCCAGAAGTAAAGTTACCCAAGATCAAAGTTGTTATCTTAAATAAGGATAAGGGAATTTATGCAAAGAAATTAGAGATGGTTTTTAAAAATTCAAGAGTTAAAAGTTTTATAGATGTAAAATATATAGACAACTTTAAAAGTATACAAGCTAAAATTGAGGATGGAAGTGTAAGCGCTGCAATAATAATTCCAGAGAACTTTTCAGATAGAATTGATGAAAACAAAAAAACTAACATAGAAATGATAAAATCACCAATAGCGGGAGAAAAAACTGAAGTGGTGTACGAGATTATAAATTCCTACTTAGATGTTTTAAATAATAACAGTGCAGTGGCAAAAACCTTAAAAGAAAATACCAATGATAAGAAAAGATTAGAAGAAGTAATGCCTAGATTATTGGTTAGAGTTGCTAAATTAAGTACAGACAACTATTCAACGACAACTAATTTTGAGCTTGAAAAAAAGATAACTGCAAGACAGTATTACGCAAGTGCAATGCTTGCATTTACGGGATTTTTTATAACATTAGTTACGGCAAGTATAATGACGCAGGAGATTAAAACGGGTACTATGAGTAGAATGATGTCTACTACTGTAAATTATTTTCAACTATTCATTGAGAAAATAGTATTTTGTTTTGTTATTACTATAGTCTTTATATGTGTTTATGTAGGTATAAGGTTTATGCTTGGAAATAATTTTGGAGGTAAAGGATTTGAAGTTTTTATAACAATTTTATTTCAGGCTTTTGCAATGACAGGATTAGCATCACTTCTTATGAGTATATTTAAGAAAACTAAAACTATGAATACTATTTGTATGCCGTTTATAATGCTTTATTCAGCTTTTGGAGGAGCATTTTATTATGTAGATGAAGCAGCAGTAAAATTTAAGTATATGAAGCTCACTCTAAATTATTGGATTACAGATGCTTATAATAAGATAGCACTTGGTTATAGTATCAAAAGTGTGTTTGTGAACTTAAGTATAATGTTCTTAGTTGGGCTACTTGGAATGGTTATAGGAACAGTAGTTGCTATTAGAAAAAGCAAGTGCTATGGAGGAATCTAA
- a CDS encoding ABC transporter ATP-binding protein, which produces MDILEINDVTKRYNDKLAIDNVTLSIEEGEIFGLLGPNGAGKSTLISMICGLIKKDKGTISIDGNDIDKEKIKAKACIGLVPQDICLYEELSGMDNLKFWGSMYKLKGALLKDRIKEVIEASGLQDKIRDKVKNYSGGMKRRLNIAAAVMHHPRLIIMDEPTVGIDPQSRNHILEYTKELNKKFKTTIIYTTHYMEEAEHLCDKLAIMDEGKIITIGQKEDIKKMVNDEENARIFVEGYEEEMDIRLKSIEGVRRVKYSSRELDIVIKNSGDSLNAVIEELIKMEVKIKNIKVNSPSLEDVFLSLTGKRLRD; this is translated from the coding sequence ATGGATATTTTAGAAATAAACGATGTAACTAAAAGATATAATGATAAATTAGCAATTGATAATGTAACTCTAAGTATAGAAGAGGGAGAAATATTTGGACTTTTAGGGCCCAATGGGGCTGGAAAATCAACTCTTATATCAATGATTTGTGGGCTAATAAAAAAGGATAAAGGAACTATAAGTATAGATGGAAATGATATAGATAAAGAAAAGATAAAAGCAAAAGCTTGTATTGGACTTGTTCCACAGGATATATGTCTTTATGAGGAGCTTTCTGGCATGGATAATTTAAAGTTTTGGGGAAGTATGTACAAACTTAAAGGAGCACTTCTTAAAGATAGAATAAAAGAAGTAATAGAGGCATCTGGACTTCAAGATAAAATAAGGGATAAGGTTAAAAATTATTCAGGTGGTATGAAAAGAAGGTTGAATATAGCGGCAGCTGTAATGCATCATCCGAGGCTAATAATAATGGATGAACCTACGGTGGGAATAGATCCTCAATCAAGAAATCATATACTTGAGTATACAAAGGAGTTAAATAAAAAGTTTAAAACTACTATTATTTACACTACTCATTATATGGAGGAAGCAGAACATTTATGTGATAAGCTTGCAATAATGGATGAAGGTAAAATAATAACTATTGGACAAAAGGAAGACATAAAGAAAATGGTTAATGATGAAGAAAATGCTAGAATATTTGTTGAAGGCTATGAAGAAGAAATGGACATACGATTAAAAAGCATTGAAGGTGTAAGAAGGGTAAAGTATTCTTCAAGGGAGCTTGATATTGTCATAAAGAATTCAGGTGATAGCTTAAATGCTGTAATTGAAGAATTAATCAAAATGGAAGTTAAGATAAAAAATATAAAGGTGAATTCTCCTAGTCTTGAAGATGTGTTTTTGAGCTTAACAGGTAAGAGGTTAAGAGATTAG
- a CDS encoding nitroreductase family protein, translating to MELIKVDRLKCKKCGICAAVCPSIVLGMEEDGPKELKGTNCIECGQCVAVCPSGAIDNVKTSISKQEELKEFPVIDEKLAELFLRSRRSIRCYKNVPVEDDKLVKLVNIAHFAPSASNSQNISYIVVKDKKILKKATEFVIDWMEAQIDNPSHWSFPKQVKDYREKGIDKILRDAPTLILGVAPKEFKNGRENTIFSFSYMELFATALGLGSCFAGLFEMCAFDNYEPLIDLFKLQENMVITGAVMVGYPKYKYKRLVDRNELKVSFIK from the coding sequence ATGGAGTTAATTAAAGTAGATAGGCTAAAGTGCAAGAAGTGTGGAATTTGTGCAGCGGTATGTCCATCAATAGTTTTAGGTATGGAAGAAGATGGACCTAAAGAACTTAAAGGAACAAATTGTATAGAATGTGGACAATGTGTAGCAGTATGTCCTAGTGGAGCTATTGATAATGTAAAAACTTCTATTTCAAAACAAGAAGAATTAAAGGAATTTCCAGTAATAGATGAAAAACTGGCTGAGTTATTTTTAAGATCAAGAAGATCAATTAGGTGCTATAAAAACGTGCCTGTAGAAGATGATAAATTAGTTAAGCTAGTTAATATTGCGCATTTTGCCCCATCAGCCAGTAATAGCCAGAATATATCATATATTGTTGTGAAGGATAAGAAAATACTTAAAAAAGCAACGGAGTTTGTAATAGATTGGATGGAGGCACAAATAGATAACCCTTCACACTGGAGTTTTCCTAAACAAGTTAAGGACTATAGAGAAAAAGGAATTGATAAAATACTAAGAGATGCGCCAACGCTTATTTTAGGAGTTGCACCTAAGGAATTTAAAAATGGAAGAGAGAATACAATTTTCTCATTTTCGTATATGGAGCTTTTTGCTACAGCACTAGGTTTAGGAAGCTGTTTTGCTGGATTATTTGAAATGTGTGCTTTTGATAATTATGAGCCTCTTATTGATTTGTTTAAACTTCAAGAAAATATGGTAATAACAGGAGCTGTAATGGTGGGGTATCCTAAGTACAAATATAAAAGACTTGTAGATAGAAATGAGCTTAAGGTAAGTTTTATTAAATAA
- a CDS encoding winged helix-turn-helix transcriptional regulator has translation MIKYNDTEYQCSMELTLDIIGGKWKVLILWHLGKGTLRFGELMKTLPKITQKMLTQQLRSLEETGLINRFVYASVPPKVEYSLTDTGKSLLPILENLRQWALDYIEKNKAIL, from the coding sequence ATGATTAAATATAATGACACAGAATATCAATGTTCCATGGAGCTTACCTTAGACATTATAGGTGGAAAATGGAAGGTTCTAATTCTTTGGCACTTAGGTAAAGGAACCTTAAGATTTGGAGAGCTAATGAAAACTCTTCCTAAAATAACTCAAAAAATGTTAACTCAACAGCTCAGATCCTTAGAAGAAACAGGATTAATAAATAGATTTGTATATGCTTCCGTGCCACCTAAAGTAGAGTACTCTCTTACTGATACAGGAAAAAGCCTTCTTCCTATCCTAGAAAACCTTCGTCAATGGGCTCTTGATTACATAGAAAAAAATAAGGCTATACTTTAA
- a CDS encoding GNAT family N-acetyltransferase, with amino-acid sequence MLIREIEKKDNEQVETLIRTCLIEFGADKPGCAWTDPDLGRFYEIYQDKKSKYWVVEEEGKIIAGCGIGPLNGAENVCELQKMYSYKEARGTGIAKDLLGLALDFAKKYYDKCYLETFSNMTAANKFYVKNGFKKLEKPLIETDHYACDVWYIKEL; translated from the coding sequence ATGTTAATAAGAGAGATAGAGAAGAAGGATAATGAGCAGGTTGAAACACTTATAAGGACTTGTTTAATAGAGTTTGGTGCTGATAAGCCGGGTTGCGCATGGACAGATCCTGATTTGGGCCGTTTTTATGAGATATATCAAGATAAAAAATCTAAGTATTGGGTTGTTGAGGAAGAAGGTAAGATAATAGCGGGCTGTGGCATAGGACCTCTAAATGGGGCTGAGAATGTATGTGAACTTCAAAAGATGTATTCATACAAGGAAGCAAGGGGAACTGGAATTGCAAAAGATTTGCTAGGTCTAGCTTTGGATTTTGCAAAAAAATACTATGACAAATGCTATCTTGAAACCTTTTCTAATATGACTGCGGCTAATAAATTCTATGTTAAAAATGGATTTAAGAAATTAGAAAAGCCTTTAATTGAAACAGATCACTACGCATGTGATGTTTGGTACATAAAGGAGTTGTAA
- a CDS encoding alpha/beta fold hydrolase — MKLNIKDVVLNYNIIGEGEPIIILHGYSVDHTIMFGCMENLFSDESRYKRIYVDLPGMGKSTSSDSIKTSDNMLDIILEFIMKVTKGENFLLVGESYGGYLSRGVVYKIREKVNGLFLICPAIIPDFNKRTVPEHVILAYDEKLMSKLNKEEAEEFSSMSVVQNEKIYLRFKEEVMSGIKLGNQDFLERLQREGYGFSFDVDKLPQKFDKPTLMLLGKQDASVGYKDAWNILDNYPRATFAVLDMAGHNLQIEQEDIFNLLGKEWISRTYREKDY; from the coding sequence ATGAAACTTAATATAAAGGATGTAGTCTTAAATTATAATATTATAGGAGAAGGAGAGCCCATTATTATATTACACGGCTATTCTGTGGATCATACAATAATGTTTGGATGTATGGAAAACCTATTTTCAGATGAGAGTAGATATAAAAGAATATATGTGGATCTTCCTGGCATGGGCAAGTCAACTAGTTCGGATTCAATTAAAACTTCTGATAATATGCTTGATATAATACTGGAATTCATAATGAAGGTTACAAAGGGAGAAAATTTTTTACTTGTAGGAGAATCTTATGGAGGATATTTATCAAGAGGAGTAGTTTATAAGATTAGAGAAAAGGTTAATGGTCTTTTTCTTATTTGTCCTGCTATAATACCGGACTTTAATAAGAGGACAGTACCTGAACATGTTATTTTAGCTTATGATGAGAAATTAATGTCTAAACTCAATAAAGAGGAGGCAGAGGAGTTTAGTTCAATGTCAGTAGTGCAAAATGAGAAGATTTACCTTAGATTTAAGGAAGAGGTAATGTCTGGAATTAAACTAGGAAATCAAGATTTTTTAGAGAGATTACAGAGGGAGGGGTATGGATTTTCTTTTGATGTGGATAAGCTTCCACAAAAATTTGATAAGCCTACACTAATGTTGCTAGGAAAGCAAGATGCTAGTGTTGGATACAAGGATGCATGGAATATACTAGATAACTATCCTAGAGCGACCTTTGCAGTACTTGATATGGCAGGGCATAATCTTCAAATAGAGCAGGAAGACATATTTAATCTACTTGGTAAGGAGTGGATTTCAAGAACTTACAGAGAAAAAGATTATTAA